Proteins found in one Sphingomonas sp. SORGH_AS_0879 genomic segment:
- a CDS encoding sensor histidine kinase, with the protein MAVVEQAQGEDSEVDRAGQLHYRLRQQSVLAAFGIEALRARDLDPMLQRATELCAEGMRSRFCKFLEYRPDRDTLLVRTGVGWGEGVIGSTEMRTDLGSPAGFALQTGLGVISNHLDREERFRTPQFMADHGIRRAINVIVEASGQRYGVLEVDSTDEGRFEEADLAFMQGFANLIGVAIERQEAERRLAEAVEHQQLLTREASHRVKNSLALVSAMLNLQKQEDDDPRVLRMLNDAQARITAIAQTHDQLWRGERVGIVCLDDLACGIAEQLAQQAQNHQVHCDIAAIEMNADTAIPIGLMLTELLTNAIKYAYDEGGGAIDVRLHARDGQIILSVRDRGRGLPEDFDMKAASRHSLGMRMIASLARQLRGEVRFEDAGPGTCATLTMPDPRD; encoded by the coding sequence ATGGCGGTGGTGGAACAGGCGCAGGGCGAGGATTCGGAAGTCGACCGCGCGGGACAGTTGCATTACCGGCTTCGCCAGCAATCGGTCCTCGCCGCTTTCGGTATCGAGGCGTTGCGTGCGCGGGATCTGGACCCGATGCTGCAACGCGCGACCGAATTATGTGCCGAGGGCATGCGTTCGCGTTTCTGCAAGTTTCTGGAATATCGGCCCGACCGCGACACGTTGCTGGTCCGCACCGGCGTCGGCTGGGGCGAGGGCGTGATCGGATCGACCGAGATGCGCACCGATCTGGGCTCTCCGGCCGGTTTCGCGCTCCAGACGGGGCTGGGGGTCATTTCCAACCATCTCGACCGGGAAGAGCGGTTTCGCACCCCGCAATTCATGGCCGACCACGGGATTCGGCGCGCGATCAATGTGATTGTCGAGGCATCGGGCCAGCGTTACGGCGTGCTGGAAGTCGACAGTACGGACGAAGGGCGGTTCGAGGAGGCCGATCTGGCCTTCATGCAGGGTTTCGCCAACCTGATCGGCGTCGCGATCGAGCGGCAAGAGGCCGAGCGTCGTCTGGCCGAGGCGGTTGAGCATCAGCAACTGCTGACCCGCGAGGCCAGCCATCGGGTGAAGAACAGCCTGGCGCTGGTCTCCGCGATGCTGAACCTGCAAAAGCAGGAGGATGACGACCCCCGCGTGTTGCGGATGCTGAACGATGCGCAGGCGCGAATCACCGCGATCGCGCAGACCCACGACCAGCTCTGGCGCGGCGAGCGGGTGGGGATCGTGTGCCTCGACGATCTGGCCTGCGGCATCGCCGAACAACTGGCGCAGCAGGCGCAGAACCATCAGGTTCACTGCGATATCGCGGCGATCGAAATGAACGCCGATACCGCCATCCCGATCGGGCTGATGCTGACCGAATTGCTGACCAATGCGATCAAATACGCCTATGACGAAGGCGGCGGCGCGATCGACGTGCGGCTCCACGCGCGGGACGGGCAGATCATCCTGTCGGTCCGCGACCGGGGCAGGGGCCTGCCCGAAGATTTCGACATGAAGGCGGCGTCGCGACATAGCCTGGGCATGCGGATGATCGCCAGCCTGGCGCGCCAGTTGCGCGGCGAGGTGCGGTTCGAGGATGCGGGGCCGGGCACTTGCGCGACGCTGACCATGCCCGATCCCAGGGACTAA
- a CDS encoding NYN domain-containing protein produces the protein MNALTRNIALLIDADNAQSAAIDPVLTVLAELGTVNVRRAYGNWSKPGLKGWRDVMVKHGIEPQQQFDLTKGKNATDMKMTIDAMDLLFRGRIDGFGIMSSDSDFMPLATRIRQDGFPVYGFGNSRTPEAFQQACSRFIDVGALIGEASRSAAVSATKPTAADVPLADSLPPSIEASKRTAGTPRPIDEELLKLLVDAYNNVKRDERGFASLSTMGQLAGNRSSFDTRNYGFKRLSDLIEAVPNFQTERREDGRTFVKRMR, from the coding sequence ATGAACGCACTGACCCGCAATATCGCGCTGCTCATCGATGCCGACAATGCCCAGTCGGCGGCCATCGACCCCGTACTCACCGTCCTGGCGGAGTTGGGCACGGTCAATGTCCGCCGTGCCTATGGCAACTGGTCCAAGCCTGGTCTGAAGGGCTGGCGCGACGTCATGGTCAAACATGGTATCGAGCCGCAGCAGCAGTTCGATCTGACCAAGGGCAAGAACGCCACCGACATGAAGATGACCATCGATGCGATGGACCTGCTGTTTCGGGGGCGGATCGACGGGTTCGGGATCATGTCGTCCGACAGCGACTTCATGCCGCTGGCCACCCGCATCCGGCAGGACGGCTTCCCCGTCTATGGCTTCGGCAACAGCCGCACGCCCGAGGCGTTCCAGCAGGCGTGCAGCCGCTTCATCGATGTCGGCGCGCTGATCGGCGAAGCGTCTCGTTCCGCCGCCGTCTCCGCGACGAAGCCGACGGCCGCCGACGTGCCCCTGGCCGATTCGCTGCCCCCTTCGATCGAGGCGTCCAAGCGGACCGCCGGTACGCCGCGCCCCATCGACGAGGAACTGCTCAAGCTGCTGGTCGACGCCTATAACAACGTGAAGCGCGACGAACGGGGTTTCGCCAGCCTGTCCACCATGGGGCAGCTTGCCGGCAATCGCTCCAGCTTCGATACGCGCAATTACGGCTTCAAGCGGCTGTCCGACCTGATCGAGGCGGTCCCCAATTTCCAGACCGAGCGGCGCGAGGACGGGCGCACCTTCGTCAAGCGGATGCGTTAA
- a CDS encoding DoxX family protein: MPIPARWSAPLLSVFRAVFGLVFLSHGVSKFFALPPFPMPLNPLLTAAGVLELVGGALLLIGLFTRPVAFILSGQMAVAYFMAHAPQGFLPLANGGEAAILYCFAFLYLAAAGGGSIGVDAMRRGS; encoded by the coding sequence ATGCCCATTCCCGCCCGCTGGTCCGCCCCCCTGCTGTCGGTGTTCCGGGCCGTATTTGGGCTGGTCTTCCTGTCGCACGGCGTATCGAAATTCTTCGCGCTCCCGCCCTTCCCCATGCCGCTCAACCCATTGCTGACGGCGGCGGGCGTGCTGGAACTGGTCGGCGGGGCGCTGCTGCTGATCGGGTTGTTCACCCGTCCGGTGGCGTTCATCCTGTCGGGCCAGATGGCGGTCGCCTATTTCATGGCGCACGCGCCGCAAGGGTTCCTGCCACTCGCCAATGGCGGTGAGGCGGCCATCCTCTATTGCTTCGCTTTCCTGTACCTCGCGGCGGCGGGCGGCGGATCGATCGGGGTCGATGCAATGCGGCGTGGAAGCTGA
- the greB gene encoding transcription elongation factor GreB — translation MMDRPNYITPAGYSALRQEYEALFAVERPKLVDTIAWAAGNGDRSENGDYIYGRKRLREIDRRLGWLSKRMKAAKVIDPARQEDRSKVWFGATVTIADEDDNERVLTLVGNDEADAGQGRVGWNAPLVRALRGAGVGDLRRVVLPAGEREYEVIAITYPDP, via the coding sequence ATGATGGACCGTCCCAACTATATCACCCCTGCGGGCTATTCCGCGCTGCGCCAGGAATATGAGGCGCTGTTCGCGGTCGAGCGGCCCAAGCTGGTCGACACCATCGCCTGGGCGGCGGGCAATGGCGACCGGTCGGAGAATGGCGACTATATCTATGGTCGCAAGCGGCTGCGCGAGATCGACCGGCGGCTGGGCTGGTTGTCCAAGCGGATGAAGGCCGCCAAGGTCATCGACCCCGCGCGCCAGGAGGACCGCAGCAAGGTGTGGTTCGGCGCGACCGTCACCATCGCCGATGAGGATGACAACGAACGGGTGCTGACCCTGGTCGGCAACGACGAGGCGGATGCGGGCCAGGGCCGGGTCGGCTGGAACGCGCCGCTCGTCCGCGCGCTGCGGGGCGCAGGCGTCGGCGACCTCCGCCGGGTCGTATTGCCGGCGGGCGAGCGGGAATATGAGGTGATCGCAATCACCTATCCCGACCCTTGA
- a CDS encoding lytic transglycosylase domain-containing protein translates to MMALTKAGALLATLAGSMVAPGGQDQLDRYRTQMANMSPNQSAAGMPSPADGAIAAALAQWRALQQTDSLPFDSYAGFLMAHPGWPGEAGFRRAAERQAANFTAAPSSMVAYFRRFPPLSAAGGVAYARALLATGAPGQAAQAARTAWRRGTLSPTDEALVMSTFAASLTPEDHDARMDSLLWSGQTSAAARQLGYTSSARRPVFAARLAFRTKSAEAASLSASTAELYANDAGYVADRAMWLRDTGDSLTARSWLARSRNLSIRPGNVEKFYETLLLNARAAASDNQLQTAYDIARQVDDAYPVGTDVSTKPYGERDDYTSLVWLAGQSAMKLARPADAMTLFDRYGRGSQSPQTRAKGFYWAGRAAEAAGRSTEAAGFYNRAAQYRDQFYGQLALERTGRPLVAPPAIAATNVPPATRAAFDARETVRAVRFLGNIGQWQDQSAFVRQIAADAESESDHLLAADLSRTINRPDLAVMVGRSAMQNGLTDYSAAGFPIVPVPSGYESSWTIIHAIARQESQFDRAAVSHAGARGLMQLMPATAAEQSGKIGLAYSPASLTTDPNLSIQLGASYFERIRNNYGSYPLAIAAYNAGGGNVNKWLRLNGDPRTGAVDIVDWIEAIPYSETRNYVQRVLENAVVYDLMNPSRATSRGTTPLSWYLGKSRPG, encoded by the coding sequence CGCAGTGGCGAGCACTGCAACAGACCGACTCGCTGCCCTTCGACAGCTATGCCGGGTTCCTGATGGCGCATCCCGGCTGGCCGGGCGAGGCAGGCTTCCGACGCGCGGCGGAGCGGCAGGCGGCGAACTTCACCGCCGCGCCGTCCAGCATGGTCGCCTATTTCCGCCGCTTCCCGCCATTGTCGGCGGCGGGCGGCGTCGCCTATGCCCGCGCGTTGCTGGCGACCGGCGCACCGGGCCAAGCGGCACAGGCGGCGCGGACCGCGTGGCGGCGGGGGACGCTGTCGCCAACCGACGAAGCGCTGGTCATGTCGACCTTCGCCGCCTCGCTGACGCCCGAGGATCATGACGCGCGGATGGACTCGCTGCTGTGGAGCGGACAGACCAGCGCCGCCGCCCGGCAGCTCGGCTATACCAGTTCGGCGCGACGCCCGGTCTTCGCCGCCCGCCTCGCCTTCCGCACCAAGTCGGCGGAGGCGGCCAGCCTGTCGGCCTCGACCGCCGAGCTTTATGCGAACGACGCGGGCTATGTCGCGGACCGGGCCATGTGGCTGCGCGATACCGGCGACAGCCTGACCGCGCGCTCCTGGCTCGCACGGTCGCGGAATCTGAGCATCCGCCCCGGCAATGTCGAGAAATTCTACGAAACGCTGCTGCTCAACGCCCGCGCGGCGGCGTCCGACAATCAGCTTCAGACCGCCTATGACATCGCGCGGCAGGTGGACGACGCCTATCCCGTCGGGACCGACGTCTCGACCAAGCCCTATGGCGAGCGGGACGATTATACCAGCCTGGTCTGGCTGGCCGGGCAGAGCGCGATGAAGCTGGCGCGGCCCGCCGATGCGATGACGCTGTTCGACCGTTATGGCCGGGGCAGCCAGTCGCCACAGACGCGGGCCAAGGGCTTTTACTGGGCGGGGCGCGCGGCGGAGGCGGCGGGGCGCTCGACCGAAGCGGCGGGATTCTATAATCGCGCGGCGCAGTATCGCGATCAGTTCTACGGACAACTGGCGCTGGAGCGGACCGGCCGCCCGCTGGTCGCCCCGCCCGCCATCGCGGCGACCAACGTGCCGCCCGCGACCCGCGCCGCCTTCGACGCGCGCGAGACGGTGCGCGCCGTCAGGTTCCTGGGCAATATCGGCCAGTGGCAGGACCAGAGCGCCTTTGTCCGCCAGATCGCCGCCGATGCGGAGAGCGAGAGCGATCACCTGCTCGCCGCCGACCTGTCGCGCACGATCAACCGCCCCGATCTGGCGGTGATGGTGGGGCGCAGCGCGATGCAGAACGGGCTGACCGACTATTCGGCGGCGGGGTTCCCCATCGTGCCGGTCCCGTCGGGCTATGAATCGAGCTGGACGATCATCCATGCCATCGCACGGCAGGAAAGCCAGTTCGACCGCGCCGCCGTCAGCCATGCGGGTGCGCGCGGCCTGATGCAATTGATGCCCGCCACCGCCGCCGAGCAGTCGGGCAAGATCGGGCTCGCCTATTCTCCCGCCTCGCTGACCACCGATCCGAACCTGTCGATCCAGCTCGGCGCCAGCTATTTCGAGCGGATCCGCAACAATTACGGCAGCTATCCGCTCGCCATCGCCGCGTATAATGCGGGCGGCGGCAATGTGAACAAATGGCTGCGGCTCAACGGCGATCCCCGGACCGGCGCGGTCGATATTGTCGACTGGATCGAGGCGATTCCCTATTCCGAGACGCGCAACTATGTGCAGCGCGTGCTGGAGAATGCCGTCGTCTATGACCTGATGAATCCCAGCCGCGCCACCAGCCGGGGGACGACGCCGCTCAGCTGGTATCTCGGCAAGTCGCGTCCGGGTTGA